From the genome of Grus americana isolate bGruAme1 chromosome 16, bGruAme1.mat, whole genome shotgun sequence:
TTGATTACTAACAATGGCTGGTCCAAGAAAACACTCCTTAAATGTTCGCTCACCTATTTAAATTTAAGCAACACTCCCTGTTTTGTATGTGCAAATgttcaataattattttttatgctaAAGTCCGCAGTTTTCTGCCCAAACTCGCTGCGGTTCATCTCACAAATATCACTAAACGTGCAGaactgctttggaaatgaaCAAGCAATTGGTGCAGGCCTGCAGAGGCTGATGAAATGTGTCAGCTGGCCAAGAATTCATTGCTGATCTGTTGTGCTCTTTCTACATTTCTTTGGAAGGTGCTCAGAATGGAGAATCTGTTGATATGAATTATTTTATGAGTACTTTCGGGAACAATTAGCTCAGCATTAAAAGTGCTTCAACATGCCATGTGGCCTTGCATCACACTGGTGCTTTGAAACATTGCCATCTTGAGGACATTTGGAGTGTACGTGGCGTATGAATAAAACAAAGTTGAAACTGTTAGACAATAATTGGGCAGTTTCCTGTAAATCGTAGAGACAGCCTAACCACTACTAAATCCAACAATCCCAGGCTCATTGATAATCTAATAGTAGCAATGCAAGAGGGGTAATAAATTTATGTTATTTATACTAAATAGTATTACATCATTCACAATGATTTTACTGCTATAGAATAATACATTACATTTTGAGATAACATAATCCTTTAGAACAAAAAAGTGGAACCCTTCAGCAATTGTGGGGTGTGTCTGCTCTCGAATCACAGAATCGCAGAAcagctgaggtgggaagggacctctgcagatCATCTTCTCCAATCTCCCTGTTCAGCAGGGCTACCCAGAGTCAGTTGCCCAGGACTGCGTCCTGATGGCTTTTGAGGATGTCCAGGGAGagagactccaccacctccctgggcaacctgtgccagtgccgGTCACGCTCACAGTGAAAaactgtttcctgatgttcagggggaatctcctgtgtttcagtttgcgCCCACTGCCTCTGGTCCCTTGGCACCAGTAGAAAGAGCCTGACTCCATCTTCTTCGCACCTCTCTGCAGGTATTtgtacacattgataagatcctccctgcccttcccccagagccttctcttctccaggctgaacaatcccagcgctctcagcctttcctcataagaggGATGCaccagtcccctaatcatcttcctggcccttcgctggactctctccagcatgcTCACATCTCTCTTGTGCAGAGGAACACAGCACTAGACATAATACTGCAGGTGTGGCctcatcagtgctgagcagagaggaaggatcacctcccttgacctgctggcaatactttgcctaatgcagcctGGGACACCATGAACcttctttgccacaagggcacaccGCTGGTTTGTGTTCAAATAGGTGTCCACAGGGCCTCCAGGTGcttttctgcaaagtttctctTCAGGCACTCATTTTATAATGTGTGACTTCATAACCCACCCCTCAGATTGCTCAGACTGGACACACGTTTGCTCCAGTTAGTTGCAAAGAAAGTTGAAACTGTATGAGTGATGACAGAATGATGACAATAAATGGTTGAAATGTTGGGGGTTGTGCCATCATTTATACTTGAAAAATAGCTTAAATTATGTGGATACTAAAGGATTTCAGTAAGCTCTAGTTCTCTATGTATATGCATAGATTATATAAACGTGCTAAAAGAACATTACATTTACTTaagaaaattacatgaaaataaagctgtaaATAAGGATTCTTTTTGTAGCCTTTGTGTTTTTCcattacagaataatttttagcTAAAAGTACtatgctgtcctggttttctaAGGCTGagtttgaaatttattttaggTCGTCCACTCAAGAAGCATGCCTACCAGTTCCTTTCAGCCAAACCTAGAGAAAGGGAAGCATGTAGCCCTAAACTCTTAGAAAGAGTagacacacaaaataaataaataaataaacccacTGTAAACCACCTGTTACTTAGATTTGAATATAACTGTTCCTAGAAACCCAGGGATCTCATGTCCAATGTCTTCCCAAGTAAGAGAAGTTGCTTTTGTCAAGGGCCATCATCATATACTGAGATTACCTTCTCCGtgataatgattttttaatgtcaaTTTGTAACATTTAAAGGGAAACAGACCTGTTCTTGGGACGCAACTGGGAGTGTCTCCAGACCAGGCCCCCGTCACTTGGCAAATTCTTTCCTTTGACCCAGTGAGTTCATAGCCCTGATTGCAGATGAAACTGATGGTTGAACCCAGCAGGTAGTTAGTTCCATTCTTTCTTCCATTGGTTGGATGATCCAGCCAGCCGCAAGAGATCACTAGTAAAAGAGACATATCTGGTTAAAGTATTTTGGATTCGGACTAGCAAATCTCCATCACAATGATTCAAAGGGCATTTTAGTAGCAATTCATGGAAAGACAAAGATTTTTAGGCTAACTGAAAGACAATACtctctgattttttattttatttttttatttctaagtcTGAGTAAGACAGGTGAaggcacagaaaatgaagataagGGTTCTACACAGTGGTGTAGTAgtggaagaaatggaaagaaattatttggtgTTTGTCTAAGTATCCTACCAGTGCAGAGCTTTTCTGGTACAAGGACAATTCCTCCCGATAAGAGTGTTTACAGATGCGCAAACCTACAGTTGGGCAAAGCCTCCTTGAACAATCTTAACTATTTAGATGCCCTGCAGAAAGAACAGTAGTGATGGATGCTTTGTGGAATGTTGTATCACCTGGCTCTAGATGTTCTACGAGCAGCTTGTGTTTCTGATGAGATAGTCTTGTGGAACTTCCCACTTGAAGGCTTCTTGTTGTCAGGACATCGAATCTGCAGAACGGGTCAGAGTCACACAAGATGACCATCTCTTTCACCAGGGGATCAGCAGGGTCTTCATAAGGAAAGAACACAGGCAGAAAGGAAGCATTGTGCTTTTCCCCATAGAAGAAATTGTTCAGTAAGAACTCTGTGTCATAAGTAAAAAGAGAAGTTCCATTTTCAACAGCCCCTTGAGAGAcggagaaagaaagagagagattcATATGTAACATTGCCTACAGACCTATACCACCTTCTGCTACTAATCCAAGTGTAAATGTAGCTAGAGCTGGAAGAGATCTACGGAGCCCTGCAGCTTCCTTCCACTcaagattattttccttttcatcttaaCTTAGCACTAAAGTTAGTTAACATGCTGTTTGATCAATTACTTAAAATTAGATCCAAATAACTGTGTAGCTATGATTTTACATAAAGATGGTTTTAGATGCCTGCTGACAAAATGGTGATAAAGAAGTACCTCAGACAGAGCTAGCTAAACCAAACATTGCAAACAACAGAAATCCTGATCCGGCATGTCCCTAAATTTATCACATCTGCCATGGCCCTGCTTTTTGGTTTCCCTCTGCTAAATCAGAAACTTCCTGAAGTAGGAGCAGAGAGACTATGCTCTGAATCCTGGAGTATGGCCACACTGTGCTTGATATAGAGATCAACTGGTAGCCAGAGGATATTTTGCATCACGTTTCAGGTCCTTACCCACCAGGGTAGAGGAGGGCATACTTCCCTtactcccttctcttcccccagtTTAGGTTGCTTACCACAGACTTCATTTGCTAGTCTGTAAATCACAAGCTGGTTtgaatttgtaaagaaaatgtaataatagACCAGAGAAATTTACTTACAGTTAGCTCCAAACTCAAACAACTGCTGGGGACTCGCATGAACTGACATGGTGGTTTTATTCTTGAAAGTATAGTCATCCTCTGTATTGCCGTTCATTACCCCAAAGAGACCCTGCGTGTGATTCATAAACTTCTCAGGGAGCAGAACAGTCAGGGTCAGAAATCCTCCGCTTCCCCTTATTTCCACTCCAGACCCAGAAGAGAACATCACTGTGATGTTCTGATCAACTGTAGAATGGAGAAAGAGACCTATAACAATGAGAGAGAGAGGACAAAATGGCTAATCATCCATAGTGAACAGATTGTTGTGTCATCAGTTCTAACCATTTTTCATAAagcttttcctcccttctaCTCTGGACTACATTCCGAGAAACATTTAAAGGGAGGCCACACCTTCATACGTACAACTGCGGTAAGATGACTACTACAGAGTAGTAGCAAAAAAAAGGTCCACAGTTGACGTAAGCTGCACTGCCTTCTGCCAGTGTCCCAGAGCAGACGCTTTACGATATGAGATGATTACATCAGAGAGTGGCTGTGAGTTGGAAGCACTGCTCTCAGTGGTCACAGGTTTCCTCTGCTTCTTGATTGTCTTGTCAAGACCTCCCTAATATGGCTTCTTCTCCAAGCCCCATCACTGTCCCTTCcggttttttttccttcccacctctctctgcctctgcagctccttgTCAATGTAGCCTTCCCTCTGGTCTTCATTATATTTTCCAGCCATTTGAGAAATACAAATTGCTAGCCACagaaaacttcctctgctgaatAGGAGGCTTACTGTTAAAAATCTAGTAATGTTTAGGGTATTTGTCAAATTATTATAAAGACTAATCAAATGATCACAcccctggaggaaaaaaagtcaacttTTCATAGTCTTTTCAGTAGGAGAATAGAGGAATAACATCTGACTGATCAAGAGAGTTCCTGATAGGTGAACGTGAAATTTAGTTATATTTTAGTATATATTTTGGTTATACTTTACTACATTTCACTTTGCTTGGTAGGTTTCATTGCATTAGATGCAGTAAGTTCAAAGCAGAATGTGGAACAAGGAGTTTTTAATTCCGTTCACCCTCCacgggaggagaaggaaaaccatTGCTCTACAAGTCACTGAAAGAGGACATAGACGATGTGGGCATTGAAGCCACCTGTTAAAATACTTCACTGTCATTGCCAGGACTGCATGCAATCCCTTCATACTCCCCTCGCATCCCAGAAAGTTCAGGCAAGCACCAGGTGTTGGAAAAGGTTGTCATTTCTGTTATTTGGACATTCTGTGAGAGGAGAACGTGCCACAGTCCAGCCTACTGGCAGATCAGATGACTGCCTCTTCCTGGACACAGCATAGGTGCTTCCAGTTACAGCTAGGCTAACTGGCAGTAATGCTAACGAGAAGCAGGAAGGCTGCAGATTCTGATGTGCTCACCTGAACCACGACTCCTTGCTACACCTCTCCATGGGAACGCAGATAGCCACGATGTGCTTCTCTGTAGCGTGCTTGATCTGTGGCTATTTGGAAAGAGATGCGTAGCCCATAATTCTAGTGGCTATATTCCTGCCCATATTGTAGCTGTCATCAGTCTCAAAGGCCAGAGGAATCCATGCACTGGGCTAGTATAAAGACACAGCCAGGTAGGCAAATTGAATGGAAAGGGCTTTCTCCCCCATGctctcaattttatttctttcaccaAGGCCCGTGCCAACTGTGCACTGCCACTGATTCTGCCTCAATCTGGCAGAAACTGATCTGAAGAAAGTtatgtaataataaaataaattctaatgAGCTGGGACATCGCCTGTCCTTTGTTTCACTCACATAACTTTTGAAGTGACCTGCAGCCTGTTTTGCAAAAGGACACTGAAAAGGGAGTCAAAACCATTCAACTAGAGATATTTTTTAGCTATACACGGGCTCCATTGGAATATAACATCTTACAAGGCTGATATTTGTAACTAACCTTTGAGGTCCATCCAactttgctcagagaagctgaTGACCCTCTGGTTCAACAGGACCTCCAGATTCAAATTCTCTGAGTAGCGTACTTCGATCACATCAGAGTTGTTCTCCTGCATGGCCACTGCAGACAAGCCTGTCACCTGAGCCCCAGTtccttccaaataaaaaaacaaccccccaaaatacCCAGCATGATACAAAGTAAATGTGGAAGGTTATGATACAGGcaacccttcccccccccccccccgatatttcctaaaaataattaaatatgattatttatatttcagggAATTGCTAAGCATGTAAGTCACATAGAAACCCACAGTATAAGTCTCCTACCAGTATAGTATATTGAAAGCAGAATGTTTAATGCTAAAAAAGCCTGGAAATTCTAAATTCTTCATCCCAATGGCAGTGGCTGAGCTATATAAGAAGATCAGTTGATCTTCTTCTTGCATATTCAGTTCTGTGAGTAAGGCCTGGGAAAATCGAAGATAGTATCAGGGAGGGcatgacagaaaaaggaaacagagtgAACAAAAATTTAAGAAACTGATCTTCAGAATGAACAGTGACTCATGCCACTTCTACCACAAATACAGTAAAATCTATCagctgcaaaatatttccttgataATCTCCATCCTATCCAACGTGATATTCAATATAAGCATTCATGTCTATATGGCTGCTGAAACGCACAAATTTTAGTCAATCCTTATAATTCTACGAGAAGTACTAAATCCTTGAAGTGCATCCCTGAGGCCAGCTGCAATATTCTTTCCTGAGGCGAGCTTGCTATTTTACACACCGTAAAGTAGCACTAGATACAGGAAAAGCATAAATCTAACATAAGGCTTTTCAGGTTGTCATGAGAAGCATGATCCCATTCTGCTGTTTCATACTCtatttttccctcattttaaaatgcaggtaTATGGTAATCTCCTTCTTACAGACTGGTTTGCAATCTGCCCATTCAAATGATGAAAGCCGCAGGTACCTCCAGAAAGGTTCTTGTGCCCCAGGTTTCATTTTACAAACAAGCCAAAAGACCATGACGATCAGGCCCTTTGAATAAAAAACCGACCCCCTTAACCAACTTCTCACCGGACATGCTGTACTTTTCTGCTAGCTTGAGAtgctcagaaataattttttccccatccaaAGTATGTTTTCTCATGTCCTTCCGGGACATTTTTGCTCTGTCAACACATGCATGCATATACACCTAACACGGAAAGAAAATAGGGCATACACTTACCTGctttatattaattttcagCTACAATACTATCAAAATGCATCATCTGGGAGCTACAGCTGTCGACTGATTCCTAGAACCGACCTTATGTTTCCTTTTAGATGGGAATGGGCATGGAGAGAAATGAGAATTGTTTTCTTGAGCTCttaaacacaacagaaaacctTATACTTCTATTACTCATACCCAATAAAACTAACAATCATTGAGTAggaagttgggttttttttcctgaacatttTGTCTGCCTTCTGATTAGCTTCAAAACATTGACCTTTCACAAATggccaaaaaaagagaagactaGAGAAGACAGGAGGAATGCTGTAAAGTGCAAATCAAGCAACCTCAGAAGCTACTGTCATCCCTGCTTCCTCTCTTACCAACTTACCATTGGGAAAGTGTGCTTGCTGTGCTCTCCCTTGCACTCTTAGGGCTGTGAGATCAGACTCTACCAACGTGTATTCTCCTTGGCCTTTGAAGGTGAAGTTCAGACCATCAAATGTGAAGAAGTGAGGATCCCCAAAAGCAgatgctgtttttaaaagcaaaaagagaaataagaacaagCGAAAAACCACAACCCTCTTCTTAGgttcatgagaaaaaaaattcccattgtGGTGATCCAAAGAACAGcatttaaacaaaggaaaaaaatgcaaggctGATCCACGGTAAATGTGACATGAGGAACAGCCATGACATCCTTGAACAGTACTGTGGGAATGGTGAGTAATGTCATTCCAGTTACTGTCATCTTCATCAGCGAACACTTAGGGCTGCACTTTAAAAGGCTGCTATGGGCAGCAATGCTCACCTGGTAGGCTCCCTACCAGAATTCTCACTGTCAGGCTAGATGCGTGATTCGCATGTAACATATGGAGAGATTTGGACACAAACGCAGGCCTATTCCACAAGCAGCTCACCAGGGAGCTTTCAAATGTAGCTGGAAGtggcagcaaaaaaaccctgaagttGTGTCATCTTATCTGGGGTATGACTCTCAACGACTAAGGATATCCATGTGACAGGTAGGTCCTTAACTGCTTGATTGCTAAGTATTTTGGATCATTTTCTCTGTCAGTCTTTCCCTAGAGAAAAAGTGCCCTCCATAAAGCAGGTTCATTAGACCAAGGGAAACAGggccttttttttctcctcagcagTTAGCGCATTCACTTGGGATTTTCAGACCAAAATGCACATAGCGAATGAACactcacaaaagaaaatcacctgTTCCTTTGTTGCTTCCAGACAGGGAAATTTGTTGGGGGAAATTAGGAAAGACTTTCACTCTCCAATATTGCTAGTCCTGGGAGGGTCTTATGTTGTGTGACATCACATCCTAGCTACCTCCTCCAGCGCCCTCtgcagttttctcctttttgcctGAAGCAAACAGCTACCTCTTTCCACTTTCCTTCTTTACGGGAGGGCGCAATCCTGCTAGACACCTCAGCACTCCAGCAGCATAGAAGAAGGCAAGACACGTGGCAGCAAGAGAGATATGGCAAGACTTGAGGACTACTTAAAAACGAAGGGCAGGAACAATGGTCAAAATCCCACATTTGATGAGAGTAGCATTTTTCAGCATGACAGCTTTTCTAGCTAGTGCCAAGCTGTCATTAACTATCCCTAACCGTCTTCTTTCTGAGAAAGTGCCCACTGATGATAGAAAGTCATGGACATTCACTACTAAACTTCAGCTATTCAGGTTCCAGGGGTTAATGAGATACTCAACAGCAGAAAATCTTGCAGGACAATTGAAAACCACATACAAATTTTGCCACTGATAGATCAATAGAAACCTTCCTCGGAAATTTTCCACAGGACATTATACTCTCACCGTTGTCAACtgacatacatacatatacaaatATTCTAAAAGCCAACACTGCATGAAAAAGCTGCACTGCATAATGGAATTCTGACGTCCTTACCAGCTCGAGGCGGGCGATACGTCCTGCAGTCGCTGGAGGGCCGCTTTTTCATATAGAAGTGACAATTGTCAGACCACAGGCAGCAGTAATAGAAGCTGATGACATCATAAAGCCAATGGGAAAAGCCGGGTATCCGGGGAGGCCTCATGAAAGGTGGTGAACCCCAGTCATGGCCTCGATCAGGTGTGCTGCCTCCGGTGGAGTCATGCGTGAGGATTTGTGTCCCTGTGGAGTCATAGCAACACTGCTGTCCTGCTGCATACTGGGGACTGGTTGAGAAAAGCAGTAAGAAGAAAGTCATCATTCAGCTCCGTGAAGTCCATTCGTATGTAGAGGTTACCTATTGCCTTTCTATGGACATAGCTAAATGTTTTGGTTGCTGAGCTTTATATGATGTCCAGAGATGATACCTCCCAGTTAGACTTGCCCTCTCGCCTACCTCTGTTCTTATAAATTAAACCAGATTAGGGATAGGAAGGAAGGGGTTTTTAACCAAGGCAGTAAGGAATTTCTGTAGGCCTTATAGCTACACAAACATAGCACTCTTTAAAATTGTTCGGATAGAAAGAGCGCAAAGAATAACTTGTTGAACTTAAATAGACCAATACAGGAAAGGCTTAATTAGGCCTAATCAAATCTCTTTTAGACATTAGCGCTTGTTTAGGTATCCTAAGGTTTAGCACAGTGCAATTAATTGTGTATTAAATCTAAGGCCTTAACTTCATCTCAGCAACGAGGACCAATACAGGAATAAGAAGGAAACAATGGTTGCTATGAACCTGAGAGTTGAGAGTCCAGAGACCTGGACGCAGTGACTTCTGTGACACTGGTATCTCCGGGGCGGAACAAGTCATAaaacaaatgcagttttaaaaaattttctttacCTGGCTTGAACAGCTCGTACACAATGCACAGCGCCAGGGTGATAAGTACACACGCTCCCCTTTTCAATGTCACAGCCATAGTCTGTCTGAAAAAGATCAATGCTCACgcttactggggttttttttccccattgtcctttttatttttatgtcctCTCCCCACCCTTTGTTTCTGACCTAAGTTTAAATTCTAAATGAACTGGTTGCGGCTGTGTATTGAATAGCACGGAacgacaggaaaaaaaattaatttaatactGAAGTGATTGGAGCACCACATTAGTCTAACCTGAGCATTTTGCAGCCTATTGCAACGGACCTTGAAGAACAGGTGCAGCTAGGTTGGGAATTCAACTATAAGTCCATAACAAACACAGTTCACGCCAGACTAAACTTCACTTTTGTCCTATGTTCTTAGACAGAGGCAGAGCAGTAGATCTATTTTTGTATTCACGTGCTTTTAATGGGATCACTTAAAATACACATCATGTTTTGAGTTTCATAACCAGGAAAGAATAGTAACAAAATTAcctaacttttattttatttttatttttaatatgcataaACGCACTGCCACCATTTGGTATCATCAATAGGTGAGGAAGTTACTCTATCTGGTCCTCAGATCAGTGCTGTAAGTGAAAGTGTAGACTAAAAGGCAATTGATTTCTTAGCTTTTGTCAGTTCCTTGTTAACAGTGAAgctgagaaggaggaaggaagcaggagaCAGGAAATAATGGATTATGGCTGTGGACTTGAGCTCTGAAGTAGAAGCTGGAAGGGTTTGCAGCAAATTATGATATACTAGGCAGACATGTGGCCTGCTTCTTCTGGCATGGGATATCGCCTACAACACAGACTGCCATCTCATAGGATCTTGAAGAAATcatccctgctcccagctccacAGAGCTTATTGCTCCTCCCTGAGTGTCTTCTGTCTACCACTGGAACTACTGTCTTAATTCCCTGTTTGAAGGTTATTTCCATCCGCTGTCCTACAGGCACTTTTTTCATTCATACTACCTGAATAAGCTGTATCTGCCTCTGCCATTTGACATGCTACTTGTGCAAATTTAAATCATCGTTTCATTTCCTTGTAATGACTTTTAGAGAGGGAACAGGGGTGTGTGGGGAGTATGGCGTTCCCTAAGCTTCTACTTGAAACCGTAATAAGCCAGAGGGATTGATTAATAACTTACATGGAACCTGCCAGTGTCAGCTCTTGCCTGTGCCAAGGTGCAAGGGCAATCTATAATTTCTTCCATGAAGTTTGGAagcttctcctcctttctgtcCCATTCTATACATTTTGCAGTTGCCCATGCATCTGGGTCATTTCTGAAGTCTTTCCCAAGGTGCCAAGCCAATGCATGCTCTGAGCTCCAGATCGATGGAAtgttgctgggaaaaaaaacagagccaAAAAATAGATCTGATAGCTGAACAAGCACCGTTTTGACAGTAACGCTGTGTCTTAATCACTAACTATAACTACGAGGAGTCTTTCAACTTGCAAGCTGCTATTTCATTACAAAGGccacctctttctttttcctgcaaaaagTGACAGTGAATCCAACATTTCCTAATTTAGAAGGCGACATGACAGCATGCAGCAAGTATGCAATGATCAGAATACATTTTAGCATTTGTGATTCTGGCTTACATGGATCTTTCTAGAGACAGGTTTTCTATTCATGCCTTTTCACACTGTCGTTCCATTGAGGCCAGAATGAAGAACGTCTGGATCCTCTAACAAAACCTAACGCTGTGCCCCAGTAATACCAGGCCTGATGGCAACAGGTGGGGAGAAACCATCCAGAATCCTTGAAGTGTTCCAAGGCTACTCTGCTCTCCAACCATGAAAAAATATCATACGTGAAGtgtaataaaaaacccctctagAAAGAGGTTACCCTTCTGTGGGTAGCGTCTCCTAAATGCTAAAAAAGGTTCTGATCTATTAGCAACACGTTCTAACACTGAAGAGGTGGTATTTATAAATTCACAGGGGCTATAcatctgtcatggtttagccccagcctgcagctgagcaccagtGGCCGCTTGCTCaccgcccccctcccccggtgggatgggaaagagaatgggaagacaaaggccaaacctcgtgggtcgagataaggacagtttgcggggacagcaaagggagagggaaataacaacaacagtacttaacagaatatacaaaactggTGACACAATGCAGTTTCACGCTCAGACCTGTCAGAAAGCCAGACGGTTCTGAGCCAtgagccctggagctgcaccgcccctccccgactagccccccttttatactgagcatgatgtcacatggtatggaatactccctttggctagtttgggtcacctgtcctggctgcgtcccatcccagcttctggtgaaaattaactctatcctagccgaaCCCAGAACAGCATCAAAAACTGCAGACGTGTGGAGGAATTATGAAGGAACATCTGTGCAAGCTCAGAATACGTATGGAGCACTTACAGAGGTAAGTCACCAAAAATCATGGGGAAATatacaatgaaataaaacaaagcaggcATAAAATTTGTAGGAATGCAAAGGCCTgcatacaaaacagaaaaaaaaattaaatgcagaggAAGGCCTGTGGCTGCAGTAACAAAAGTTCCACAATTAGGACCTCCTCCACAGCTGTGACAAAAGAAATCAGCAGGTCCCAGTTTGTCAAGGGTACTGGGTTTGGCTGGAGTGgagtaattttcttcatagcagcccataCGGTGCCATGTTTTAGATATGTGACCAAatcagtgctgataacacaccgaCATTTTAGCTATTGCCAAACAGCATTCACACAGTGTCAAGGCCACCTCTGTTTCTCATGCTGGCCACCAGGGAGTAGGATAGCGGTTGGCAAGAGGCTAGGAGGGAACACAGCCGTGACAGCTCACCCAAATCGACCAAAGGTATACTCCATGCTATAGACCCATCATGCTCAACAATAAAACTGCAGGGGAGTTTTTCCAAAGCAGCCCTTACTGGGTGACTGCCTGGGCATCGAAGTgcttgtgggaggtggtgaACCATGAACGTTGTGATGTACTTGCCTCTGCCCATCAGTATAGCTGCTGGGTGTAATTCTTAGAATTCCAAAGTCCCACGTACTGTAATTTCCATTAGCGGGtacaggaatgaaagaaaatttcccAGCATTGGGGATTTCTCTTGCCAAAGTATAAAGATATTTCCATTCGGCCATCCAGTTTTCTGAGTAACTGTCACCTGtcacacagaggaagaaaataatttcgGACACTGGAAGAGAACAGTTACCACAAGATTGAAATTCGATGTCTCCACCCATATgtaaatgaagaggaaaaactgaCATTATTGTCATGAGTTATTTATACTTGCAGATCTCTTCTTGAGGCCTCAGTGAAAGCGATCGCATGCTGTGCAGAGCTCTGCACATAAGTTACACATGCGATGACTGCTTGCGCGCACATAAGAAAAGCGTCGCTTTACCTGTTTCCTGGTATCCCCAGACTTCTATGTTGACGCGGGTTGTTGCAAGTGCCTGGTGTGTCCAGGTAAGAGTTAAGTTTCCATCAGTGTTGGGAGTGCCATAGTATTGCCATTTTGTCTCATTTACCAACGTACATTTTTCTCCATCCGAAACTTTGCTGTGATGTACTGCATTACAGAATAGAATAAAAGGATTAATGATATTTCTGCTTTGCATAGCCCCGAAAAA
Proteins encoded in this window:
- the SUSD2 gene encoding sushi domain-containing protein 2 yields the protein MKFIGIDVSFFILFTLAALWNAGAQDSCSYRCGELLGTCSCQVTCQSLGICCPDYKEFCLQISPYSGSLMGGKDFLIENTSLNASSVLTCRFKQKIKTSGYVAKDGKAHCISPLLYETGFIPFEVSTDDGLTFPYSGTWLSVHHSKVSDGEKCTLVNETKWQYYGTPNTDGNLTLTWTHQALATTRVNIEVWGYQETGDSYSENWMAEWKYLYTLAREIPNAGKFSFIPVPANGNYSTWDFGILRITPSSYTDGQSNIPSIWSSEHALAWHLGKDFRNDPDAWATAKCIEWDRKEEKLPNFMEEIIDCPCTLAQARADTGRFHTDYGCDIEKGSVCTYHPGAVHCVRAVQASPQYAAGQQCCYDSTGTQILTHDSTGGSTPDRGHDWGSPPFMRPPRIPGFSHWLYDVISFYYCCLWSDNCHFYMKKRPSSDCRTYRPPRAASAFGDPHFFTFDGLNFTFKGQGEYTLVESDLTALRVQGRAQQAHFPNGTGAQVTGLSAVAMQENNSDVIEVRYSENLNLEVLLNQRVISFSEQSWMDLKGLFLHSTVDQNITVMFSSGSGVEIRGSGGFLTLTVLLPEKFMNHTQGLFGVMNGNTEDDYTFKNKTTMSVHASPQQLFEFGANWAVENGTSLFTYDTEFLLNNFFYGEKHNASFLPVFFPYEDPADPLVKEMVILCDSDPFCRFDVLTTRSLQVGSSTRLSHQKHKLLVEHLEPVISCGWLDHPTNGRKNGTNYLLGSTISFICNQGYELTGSKERICQVTGAWSGDTPSCVPRTDIKQVILLGCVLGIVGLAVLARLTFLCRKERHKGNQKLVSEVPVVSEHDTVEFQRSF